In Phyllostomus discolor isolate MPI-MPIP mPhyDis1 chromosome 3, mPhyDis1.pri.v3, whole genome shotgun sequence, a single genomic region encodes these proteins:
- the LOC114491513 gene encoding protein FAM205A-like — protein MMSPAFVLWDLMHPLYTYGSIFIIILIIWQVKNSYQGLGLEPKRSCCQRHRTLRHKAKDAVSRARRLSWREAEKPWELLSVMKSQSWLPQEGRVRRLLCADTCCQVCNTMALEIQQLLESENTLISPTSLGPSQSSSSLEILPKSNLFFEHSLEHHSTHTQELSLPPATPSASQLMDQKCLTLPAAQSPNSVCIHDYWAHHLQLRQAFQVPEIPRAPVTMSSSKSEESRIPVNQQNILKSNLDLVCGNQDQQRLYPQVPLLTMNQVITTMTHPVALPMLTVLPTHLPFPSPEVLRLLEVHVKKWMHFQRWGLPRRVEESLKQLMPSPPLFYQPLNNQPVSFIQDDTYEFSAEKLAATSYQTWGSCMAGQATQAFWVSQWSLTDPIQRHHYHQNPNHMALALPSAALKDFSGFYPLPGQQAEDSVGHLQQKYSQLFCGLPSLHSESLADTFLGSQGHSTNNSLPRLPLKDPFLLKDLSFLPLLPKTPPQSHPPSPPSSPNWVMPCDHPPAQANVPFLTLAQCEALEWHLLQRQLQRQCSLPAVFQRAQHTQSPVTYKCGDTAQSPETVKTSWPGKPISILTRELLLPDHTRRLLKFHLQRQLIHHRWGLPPKIQQSFKLLLSPTHQQTPSWSSTTLASVSGPHPSALEAIGGAGDTLATLEDRVLMPHLFDQVKAILKSHINSKCEQIHQGKVPDHVYRSCECIIPGGLEVATFTCIPESKPLELQAAMDTDLQQEIMSRMPTSLDQQQQTSPVAVTEHPKLPRTLSKEAIEKLKTTLRHKYLAFLSGLPPPYYVAPSKAITPAITTEAIVTEVVPEPVEILTGPLTAFPEVGAASDTEEKCCLSPGPCLQGANDTCAETADDTQPEVPVEGMIETQPLESQTESAKPYLLKKSILAKLNFHLRRKMLEIQWGIPTKARESRKQTAVIPKTTSTQASLGSLNNRGDASLQDLPIPPNIPRAPDPKWLCLKGQLALELKAVQQNQKQPSSRAAPHASAYKFSKMSQPSGDMTEGQVLCVQVETSVNKPSLEEPWSPESQSPGKSKYSAQVPKLAKKEKEPGKPKSAGDHGEGDAGLVLSSAREKSHSAEAQRPEGMLLNRTPQSPRRRRHSLHLDAPCQHSSQHHPQLKPPEPPPGISGGEKSKKNGLQDSQTRLNVSLNPARIPQNVQPVGFQVSQGHPFPGHLIQHKPSQGQILQGRVLQRQVVPVHCHMGPTLPESGLRNTMKSFLQCLNPKAKGKGHKEPMSLAAEKMAHTRKEKVQKKLAPARSSMDRTKTEKKARGNLKAQSPPTEKQVGLYFSGGSHSPDSKLRHRSCFNPLHSASGLGPPRHCPRHCPLLACATQPGNPP, from the exons ATGATGAGCCCTGCTTTTGTTCTGTGGGATTTGATGCATCCCTTATATACCTATGGCTCCATCTTCATTATTATCTTAATTATCTGGCAAGTGAAAAACAGTTACCAAGGATTAGGGTTAGAACCTAAAAGGAGCTGCTGCCAG CGTCACCGAACACTCAGACACAAAGCTAAAGATGCAGTATCTAGAG CTAGGAGACTTTCCTGGAGAGAAGCTGAGAAGCCATGGGAGCTGCTGTCTGTCATGAAAAG CCAGAGCTGGCTTCCCCAGGAGGGACGTGTGCGGAGGCTACTATGTGCAGATACCTGCTGCCAAGTCTGCAATACCATGGCTCTGGAGATCCAGCAGCTGCTGGAGAGTGAGAACACCCTGATATCTCCCACTTCACTGGGGCCATCACAGAGTTCCTCTTCCCTGGAGATTTTACCcaagtccaatttattttttgagcACAGTCTGGAGCATCATTCCACACACACTCAAGAACTTTCACTTCCACCTGCAACCCCTTCAGCATCACAATTAATGGATCAGAAATGCTTAACCTTGCCAGCTGCCCAGTCACCCAATTCAGTTTGCATCCATGATTACTGGGCTCACCACCTACAGCTACGTCAGGCATTTCAAGTGCCAGAAATTCCCAGGGCCCCAGTGACTATGTCTTCTTCAAAGTCTGAGGAATCTAGGATTCCAGTGAACCAGCAGAACATATTAAAGAGCAACCTTGACCTTGTGTGTGGGAACCAAGATCAGCAGCGCTTGTATCCCCAGGTCCCTCTGCTGACCATGAACCAAGTGATCACTACCATGACACATCCTGTAGCCTTACCTATGCTCACTGTCCTCCCTACCCACCTGCCATTCCCCAGTCCTGAAGTCCTGAGGCTTCTGGAGGTACATGTCAAAAAATGGATGCATTTCCAGAGGTGGGGGCTGCCCAGACGTGTAGAGGAGTCCCTGAAGCAGCTTATGCCAAGCCCACCATTGTTTTACCAACCTCTGAATAACCAACCAGTTTCTTTCATTCAAGACGATACTTATGAATTCTCTGCTGAGAAACTTGCAGCTACTTCCTACCAGACCTGGGGTTCATGTATGGCTGGCCAGGCAACCCAGGCATTCTGGGTTTCTCAATGGTCTCTTACAGACCCAATACAAAGACACCACTACCACCAAAACCCAAACCACATGGCTCTGGCCTTGCCCTCTGCAGCCCTTAAAGATTTCAGTGGCTTCTACCCACTTCCTGGGCAACAGGCTGAGGACTCTGTGGGCCATTTGCAGCAGAAATACAGCCAGCTATTCTGTGGCCTCCCTTCTCTGCACAGTGAGTCCCTGGCTGACACCTTCTTGGGCTCTCAAGGTCACTCCACAAACAACAGCCTGCCCAGGCTCCCCTTGAAGGATCCTTTTCTCCTCAAGgacctctccttcctccctctgttgCCTAAAACACCACCCCAGTcacacccaccctcacccccatcaTCCCCAAATTGGGTCATGCCCTGTGACCATCCACCAGCTCAGGCCAATGTCCCATTTCTGACTCTGGCCCAGTGTGAAGCCTTAGAGTGGCACCTACTGCAGAGGCAGCTCCAGCGGCAGTGCAGTTTGCCAGCTGTTTTCCAGAGAGCTCAGCATACCCAGAGCCCTGTGACATATAAGTGTGGTGACACAGCCCAGTCTCCAGAAACTGTGAAAACTTCCTGGCCAGGAAAGCCCATCTCCATCCTCACAAGAGAACTCCTCTTGCCAGACCATACCCGGAGGCTGCTGAAATTCCACCTCCAGAGGCAGTTGATTCACCATCGCTGGGGCCTGCCCCCAAAGATCCAGCAGTCCTTCAAGTTGCTCCTGTCCCCCACTCACCAGCAGACTCCATCCTGGAGCAGCACAACCCTAGCCAGTGTGAGTggtccccacccctcagccctagAAGCCATTGGTGGGGCTGGTGACACTTTGGCAACACTTGAGGACCGAGTCCTCATGCCACACTTATTTGACCAAGTCAAGGCAATACTGAAGAGCCACATCAACTCCAAATGTGAGCAGATTCACCAGGGCAAGGTCCCTGACCATGTATATAGGTCTTGTGAGTGCATCATTCCTGGGGGTCTCGAAGTAGCTACCTTCACCTGCATCCCAGAAAGCAAGCCCCTGGAGTTACAGGCAGCAATGGACACGGACCTACAGCAGGAAATTATGTCCAGGATGCCGACATCCCTAGATCAGCAGCAACAGACCTCACCAGTAGCTGTCACTGAACATCCAAAGCTACCTCGAACCCTGTCCAAGGAAGCCATTGAGAAACTGAAGACAACTTTACGGCACAAGTATCTGGCCTTCTTGTCAGGGCTGCCTCCTCCTTATTATGTGGCTCCTTCCAAGGCCATTACCCCAGCAATAACTACTGAAGCTATAGTCACAGAGGTGGTACCTGAACCTGTTGAAATCTTAACAGGACCTCTGACTGCATTTCCAGAGGTGGGGGCTGCCTCTGACACTGAAGAGAAGTGTTGTCTAAGCCCTGGGCCATGCCTTCAAGGTGCCAATGACACTTGTGCAGAAACTGCAGATGATACTCAGCCTGAAGTGCCTGTGGAAGGAATGATTGAGACACAGCCTCTAGAAAGCCAGACAGAGTCTGCCAAGCCCTACCTCCTCAAGAAATCCATCCTGGCCAAACTAAATTTCCATCTGAGAAGGAAAATGCTAGAGATACAATGGGGAATTCCCACAAAGGCTAGGGAGTCCAGGAAACAAACTGCAGTAATCCCAAAGACCACATCCACACAGGCGTCTCTTGGGAGTCTAAACAACCGAGGAGATGCATCACTCCAGGATCTCCCCATCCCACCAAACATTCCCCGTGCCCCAGATCCAAAATGGCTCTGCCTTAAAGGACAGCTGGCCCTCGAGTTAAAGGCAGTGCAGCAGAACCAGAAGCAACCTAGTTCCAGAGCAGCACCCCATGCCTCTGCCTACAAGTTCTCCAAGATGTCACAACCCAGTGGAGACATGACAGAGGGCCAGGTGCTTTGTGTTCAGGTGGAGACCAGTGTGAACAAGCCCAGCCTGGAGGAGCCCTGGAGCCCTGAGTCCCAAAGCCCTGGCAAGAGCAAGTATTCAGCCCAAGTGCCCAAGCTggctaaaaaggaaaaggagccaGGGAAACCCAAATCAGCAGGAGACCACGGAGAAGGAGATGCAGGGTTAGTGCTCTcctcagcaagagaaaaaagccactctgctgaagcccagaggccagaagggatgctgctgaacaggACACCCCAAAGCCCCCGGAGACGGAGACACAGCTTGCACCTTGATGCTCCCTGTCAACACAGTTCCCAGCATCACCCTCAGCTCAAACCCCCAGAGCCACCTCCAGGAATCTCTGGAGGGGAGAAATCGAAGAAAAATGGCCTGCAAGACAGTCAAACCAGGCTCAATGTCAGCCTCAACCCAGCAAGGATCCCTCAGAATGTCCAGCCTGTGGGGTTCCAGGTGTCACAGGGCCATCCTTTCCCAGGCCATCTCATTCAGCATAAGCCATCACAGGGACAAATTTTGCAAGGTCGGGTTTTGCAGAGGCAGGTGGTGCCAGTCCATTGTCACATGGGGCCCACCCTTCCAGAATCGGGCTTGAGAAATACGATGAAGTCCTTTCTGCAGTGTCTAAACCCCAAGGCAAAAGGCAAAGGGCACAAGGAACCCATGTCTTTGGCAGCTGAGAAAATGGCCCACACCAGAAAAGAAAAGGTACAAAAGAAGCTGGCTCCAGCCAGAAGCTCCATGGACAGAACTAAGACAGAGAAGAAGGCAAGAGGGAACCTCAAGGCCCAGTCTCCCCCTACTGAGAAGCAGGTGGGCCTGTACTTCTCAGGTGGCTCCCATTCCCCAGATAGTAAGCTCCGGCACCGCTCCTGCTTCAATCCACTCCACTCTGCCTCAGGCTTGGGCCCACCCCGCCACTGCCCTCGGCACTGTCCTCTACTGGCTTGTGCCACCCAACCAGGGAA